One window from the genome of Leishmania mexicana MHOM/GT/2001/U1103 complete genome, chromosome 18 encodes:
- a CDS encoding putative uracil-DNA-glycosylase translates to MQKTLLDFVRKGTSSNGPAAANAVVAADRGRQRQRQWPSASNGEGTTPRTDSPPKKHAKTLREDSRNRSNSREPERDSLKGASRDDAVDLDASVSVALLESTLPHSEQGGTVDKAKHVSSGTTVPAAAAAITSRWLAGLITNLEWRDFLAPITADSWRGGAFARIERFLDGEKEKGRAILPPATDIFNAFNSCPFRGLKVVLLGQDPYHDLHQAHGLCFSVLPEVPLPPSLRNIYKELTTDIAGFQAPRHGYLQSWSEQGMLMLNATLTVEAHKANSHSKTSGWTAFTDAVIQHLSQHHPNRLVFLLWGGYAQQKKKLIDASRHIVLESVHPSPLSASRGWFGCHCFSACNEALQSMGHLPMHWQLPLNASLR, encoded by the coding sequence ATGCAGAAGACGCTCTTAGATTTTGTGCGGAagggcaccagcagcaacggcccagctgccgccaacgcggtcgtcgccgcggacagagggcggcagcggcagcggcagtggcccTCGGCATCGAACGGCGAGGGCACCACGCCTCGGACGGACTCACCGCCTAAGAAACACGCCAAGACTCTGCGCGAGGACAGTCGCAACCGTAGTAACTCCAGGGAGCCCGAAAGGGATAGTCTGAAGGGTGCCTCTAGAGATGACGCGGTTGACCTCGACGCGAGTGTGTCAGTCGCACTCCTGGAGTCGACACTCCCCCATAGCGAACAGGGCGGTACCGTTGACAAGGCGAAGCACGTCTCCAGCGGCACTActgtgcctgctgctgccgctgccatcaCCAGCCGTTGGCTTGCCGGCCTAATCACGAACCTCGAGTGGAGAGACTTCCTGGCTCCCATTACGGCTGATTCGTGGCGAGGTGGCGCCTTCGCCCGCATTGAGCGCTTTCTCGATggggaaaaggaaaagggcaGGGCCATACTGCCGCCTGCCACGGACATCTTCAACGCGTTCAACAGCTGCCCATTTCGTGGCTTGAAGGTGGTCCTGCTCGGCCAGGACCCGTACCACGATCTTCACCAAGCGCATGGACTCTGCTTCTCCGTCTTGCCCGAAGTACCGCTTCCGCCGAGCCTGCGTAACATATACAAGGAGCTCACGACGGACATCGCGGGCTTCCAGGCACCAAGGCACGGCTACCTGCAGAGCTGGTCGGAGCAGGGGATGCTGATGCTGAACGCGACTCTGACCGTCGAGGCGCACAAGGCCAACTCGCACAGCAAAACCAGTGGCTGGACCGCCTTCACGGACGCCGTCATCCAGCACCTTTCCCAGCACCACCCCAACCGGCTCGTGTTTCTGCTCTGGGGTGGCTACGCGCAGCAGAAGAAGAAGCTCATAGACGCAAGCCGGCACATTGTCCTGGAGAGCGTGCACCCATCACCGTTGAGCGCCAGCCGCGGCTGGTTCGGGTGCCACTGCTTCTCTGCGTGcaacgaggcgctgcagagcaTGGGCCACCTTCCCATGCATTGGCAGCTGCCATTGAATGCTTCGCTGCGCTGA